The stretch of DNA GGGTTCGAAATCAGGTTGGATGAGATTTGGACCCGATATTCAGTCCAAATCGCAGCAAAACAGTGGCCAAATCCGAAATGAAATGCGAAGTATAGGAAGCGGAGGAGAAAAGAAATCCACAAAAACGAAGCTCACCTCCTCACTCAGTGACCAGTGTGCTTTCGGACCCGTAAAGAAGGCGACGGCGGCGACCACAGACCAAGATACAAATTCCTCGAAAACGTCTCAGGGGTTCTTCCGTTTCGGGGGTTCTTCGAAATGtatttccctccatttctcCCGAATATTTCACtcgggttttgttttttttttttttttttttatcggctGACGTGGCAGTGCCACGTCAACCGGTTCCGCGGCGGTTCCGCGCCGACGGTTGCAAGCAGAAGAACTGATATTCATCTTAATCTATTATTTAAACCTTTTCTTAATGCAAATCATTTTTAGCGTTAACGGATTGAGAAATTAGTgcaaataattttcctttcaatattttattgagaaattttcaaaattagtcGAAATTTAATTTCACTCAAGGCCCTAGAGCACTCGTACAACAGCTTttcaaaaatcttttattttgtcttaaaatcatctgaaaaagtatgatttgataaaaaaaaaaaaaaaaaattctaaaaaatatgtcATTATCCGTCGTTTTGTTGATAAAAACTAGAATATACTAGAAACTACCTTTGAATAAATTttcgttaaaaaaattaaaaataaagtgttCGTAAACGCTAGTCGGGAACGGTGGAATAATGGTAAgttgctaaaaaaatattttaaataatctttCTCCCCAGGGTCCAATTAAAACATGAAACGTGTACTTGAGCAATAGAATTTGTCATGCGCTGGCCAATTAAAACCAAGAGAACATGTCATCCGACGTAACAAATACTCCAAATCCGGTGGACGTAATATCTCTCGcctaaactataaataaaaagcaTAAGACTCAGCTGTCCCTCACAAATATTGATCCGACTTTGTTCGAAGACGACGACGACCCAGGAAGACCCTTggaatctctctcttctctcctccaTGGCTTTCGTTGAACGCGGTTAGCTCTATCTTCTTGTcatatctttttgttttcaatttatcaatattattgtTGTGGTAAAATAGGGTTTACACGTTCGCTTCTCAGATCGTTCATCCGCTTAttgagattttggaattttggGCTTTTGATTTATCACTTTTTCTATAAATCGTTGCATTGATTATTGTGTTGCTTGGATCGTTTCACCGTAATTTATGACCATGTCTCCTCCCCCCTCTTCTCTGATTCGTTTCGGTATTTGGTTGGTTGAATCTAAAGTGAACGCTGTTTTAGGGATTATTATACTTGTATAGACAATTACGAGTGTATTGtataacaattataatcatGTCATTAGAGATTTTCTAACTGTGACGAGGGCTTGGGAAAATTTTGCGATTTTGTTAAATGTGCCGGGAAGGggattgtggatttttttttttttttgataagcaagagataaattttatgagcaatgctacgtacagtctTTAAATGGGGACTGCATTGCAAGCCTAgttaattttgtctttaaattttttcaaaattacaataatatctttatcaaaatggtactttttttcatttaataaaggacttgcacatgcagtccccccATTTTGggactacaaatagaatttctcaaattcaattttattgatatgaatgaaataggcatgcCCATGTACACATGAAAAAACACCTagatacattctaagagcgaaGGAAGGGGATTGTAGATGACATAGCTTTCCTTTCAGAGCAATTTGATCCGAGTCCCcccaaacatcatttaaatcaCCCCCTTAGGGTGAGAACGTGTTTTTACCATGATTGGGCTTGTTAATGAGCTGGCATGACTTGGCGTGCAATCCAATGGGCTGCACCTTGATCAGGATGAAACCTTTCGATGATTTGCATAAGATAAATGATTTTGTGGCTTGGGAATGGTTGTGATGCTTATGATTTTCTAGTACTTTGTGATTCAAACATTGGACAGATTCTCGTCAATTAGCCAGTCATTTCCCTACCCATTTCAGGTGCCTTTCCTGTCCATCTAAGGATGATACAATTGTCTATGGAAAGATTGCATTTGGCTGATATAGTGTCTTCGTTTATTGCCTTGgcttctatttatttattttgggggTACTGGGGAGTGGTGGGGGACTGGATTTTGTGTCTACgcttttatatagtttttatttttgtccttttttttcttgtttctgctGCTGGGCCTTGTTCACAGTatggagtttttatttatttatctctcatctttttttttctttttttctgctGCGCTGCAacaatattctctctctctctctctctcatctgcaaaagtatttttgtcttttctttacttcttctcctcatctATTTCTAGAATTCCATTCATGTAATTTGGAATATATGCTTCATTTATGTGTATTGAGAATATCTTTTTTCATAggcaattgaatattttattgaatgaCACAAAAGTTAAATTGAGTACACAAGATGTATATAAGAGAAACGCTTAATTAGAAACATAAGATTTTGTATTAAGAATATTCCAGAACATATAATTTGGTTGAACAATAAAGTTTGTCACAAATGTTGCTTCCGTATATTTTTTCCCGGAGTTGATGACTGGGGTGCTGAGATTGGAAATATGTGTGTAACACTCAATCGATTGAAATTGCTTATCTTTGCATACAGTTCTATGACATACTTGTGTCATTTGGTGGCATAGTTGAGTCataaaaagtttttgttttgaagtatgTCTCCAAGTTTTAAATACCCAGAGGCCAAAAGAACACATTGCAGATGCTTTCATACCTCTCAACTGTTACCATCGAGAGAACTAACTGTGATTATGTATGCACACTTCATAGGTGTTGTGAAATCAAAGCGATCTATATGGCGCCTAAAGACTATCACCGACTTCTTCTGGGCCATTGTTAACTTCACAGGCGTGTTTTTTGCAACTATGTTTTCGGTAAGCCTGATTCTCCTCATTGACTTTTAATGATATATACTGACTTGGTAGTATCAAATCAGTCTTAAATTTATTGGAAGCTTATGTTCTCAATGCTTTCATGCCTCAGATGGAGAAATCAGATGCTTACAGAAAAGGCTCTGGTGCTAGCAAGAAATGGGATGGTGGTGGCCCTGGAGGTCCTGGAGGACCATATGGTGGTGGGCCACGCGGGCCACCTCGCGGACTAGACAATGTTCGTGGACTTGATAGTGTTAGAGGGGCTGACCATAGTAAGTTTATGCTGgctccctcatttttttttattatcattttttttcttgtgcacCCCTTCTCATAAAAATGTATTCTCTTAAACTCCCAGGTTCTTTACCTGCATGTGGCTCTTGCTGTGGTTAAGCCTCAGAGGAATCTCTTGTGCACTTACAACATTGTGTCTCTAGTGGTATGTTTGGAATGGTGTAGGGAATTACTTCCATGATATCGTAAGGAACTGAAATTGTGTCTCAAGTTTTATGCAAGGAACTGAAATTGTGTAATATGTGCATCTTGACAGACTTCTAAAGAGAACTTAATAAACATTGATGACTCGAATGTATAAATTAGCTTTGTATGCTGTAACAAGTACACTGGTGTGTACAAGCATTGTTGTCTCTAGGGGAAGAGGCAGGGCAAATGAATAGGCTGGACGGGTTTCCCATCTGCCCTGCCAGTAAGGTCAATTATTATAACCCGGTGCACCCTAAACCTATTAAAATTTCAATGGAATTTCTTGATCTGTTCTCATAATCTGGAAACCATTCTGCTCAACCTATCGTGGAGACTTGGGCTgattaggactgttcatccgggccgggttttttctGGCCCAGTCTGGAATCTGGAAATTTGTAGATCTATTGTAGTTTGCAcatgctttattttaatttttctttttacgaGTTTATTGGTATATGTAACACGTTTCTCGGATCGGTTTGATATGGCATTCACTATACCGTAAATTTCGAACTTTGTTTACTTGTTTTTTTCAGACATGAGTATTATGAGGATCTTTTAGGCAACAAAATGTGCGatagaaataaaagaattagACAGTAACCATCTCTCAGTAGATTAGGCTACATAACCACACATGATAATCGTTCTCTGGAGTGATGCATGAGTTTTCGTACTTTGGCGGCATCATCCCAATAACCCCCCCGTAACCAACACATTTGATAGACGAACATAAGTTGCAGGATCATTTGGGCATAACTCCAGCAGCTTCTTTGCAGAACGTAGAGCAATTTCCTTGTTTCCATGAACACGTCAAGCTCTTGGCAGAGCTTTGTAGACAGATGGTCCTGGGTCTATTGGCATGCCATTGATAATGGCTTCAGCCTCAAGATTCCCAGCTCGACCAAAATGATCAACGATTGTAGCATAATGTTCCAGGAATGATGATAGGGTCATTATCCTATTATTACCCATCTACTACCcaatttgtatttgatttttttttttagttttttattttacgtaatgattaaggaagtgagtattagtaaagttatatattttttaaatttttttcttagtgattaaggatgataaaaaaaaatacttaaaagaaaataatagaaagataaaaaaaaaacttgaaatgcaCTTGGATAGTAGATAAATAGTAATAGGGTAGTAGTCCTAGCACTACCAATGTTCCAGTTTGGGAGGTTCAACCAATTCGTTGATTATCATCAAATTAAAGTACTCATGTCTTTTGACCCACATActtgtaacaaaaaaaaaaaaaaaaagctttaaatTCAGGTTCTGGGTTTAAAATCTGGATTCATCTGGGTTTTAACCAGACGGGTTTTTGCCGAGATTTGAAACTCGGATTCCTGTGCCGAAactcggatgaacagtctttAGATTGATTGATTGAAATCCGTGATATAATTAGTTGTCATCTCCATAGTTGAATCTAAACAATAGAAGGAACGAGATCTTCTCTATTTAAAGCGAAATAACTACAGCACTTTACGTTTTACATTTTGATAGATGCAATTCCATTCATTTGAAAGTGAGAGGATTCTTGTGCCAATAAGTTTTCCATTAGTATGAGTTAGATTTATAGTATTCTTTCGTTTTTTATGGGTAAGTTATACACATTAAACACCTAAGGGTTAGTCCAAGTTGTTAGGACATTGAATCTAGATCATGAGGGTCTACTCTCGCCCTGGGGCTGTGAAATCTTTCGGTGCAAATAATTTCTAGAAATTATGTTGTGTTGATGAAAAGTCAAcgttttgtgtaaaaattatgTTGCTTTTGCATGGTCTTTAAGATTCCTTGTAATAATTCAGCTCCGACCAATTTTCTACCTTTAAAATCAGAATTTTATAGATCCACACATTTTATGTCCTGGATGACACGGTAGGACAGAAAGCTTGATGGTCGGTATGCGTCATAAATAGTTAGTGATCAAATGCAATGAACTTGAGTGGATAGAGCTATGTAACTCTGGACAGGATCTTCTCCATGTTCGATGAGAAACTGAAAGGATTGTTTTAGGTTTCTTGAGTTTGTTTTTTCCCCCCTTCAATTTGAACAATATACTTGTTTCAAAAGTCAGAAAGTCAGAAAAGGAAACACGGAAACACGGAAACTTATGATCTTTTCGAGAAcatttaggccccgtttggttgttgaattttattgagatcaactcaattcaatctaattttaagttgagtctaacattcaaatactcaattttcaaattactaaacttatctcaactcaaaatttcttCACACGTGGGatctacaacctttttcaattcaatacttCTTTACACGCGGGacccataacatttttcaaatttttataaatatatctaaactcattttaacatccaaatacatttaaactcatcttaagtgagTCTTACAAAACTTACTTTACaatctcaacttattactattcataaagaactcaattcatctcaacatccaaacgcaacttaAATAGACACATGTTAGGACAACATAATAGATATCCAGATACCGTAGTTTTATGGATCTGGAAATGCCACATCACTATTGTTATTGGAGTTGTcaaaaactagttttttttttcctcggcaagttaagtatttataaataaattaacggATACAAGATATAAGTTCGGTGGGGTGGGAGTCCCCTTCAGTCTTCTCAAAGCCAACACACATTACAACACAAAAGTAACAAAACAAAGTGGGTGATCGGAGCCAAAAGATTGACTCTCACCCAATTCTCACAATGGACGATCACTTGGTGACAGTTTTTAAATAGTCTGATGAACATACTATAAAACTGTAGCTAGAAGCCACAGTACAAAGGGTTGTGCTGCAACGTGTTGGTCTGGATTGGCTGGAATGAAGGAATTATCACATTCACTTTCACTTGATCATTGGTTAGGAAAAACGGAAACATAATGTAGCAACCGAAAATTAGGTCAAAAACTAGTATTCACCACAATTTGATTATAGCCTCCAAAAAATCAGAGTATATATCCTTTCTTATAGtttctttcttaaatattttatacaattcgaataaatatagatataatagGTGGAACCTAACTTAAGTGTATTTAATGTTGAGCTTCACATTGCCCACAAACAGCATTTAATACTCTAGGATTGATATAAATGTATCTATATTTTTCTGAATTATTAGGAGTTCATACTTGGTGGGTTTGAATTAATGGGCTTTTTTTCTATGGTGGGCCGTTTGTACATCTGGGCCTGGCAACTCTGTGCCCAATACATAGTTACAGTGATTTTTGAGCTTCTTACTGCTGTTTTCCTAGTGTATCTAACCATTGTagtaaatttgaatattttttcgGGAAGTTCTATTTACAAATGGGGTAGAGAAATTACTTAAAAGAGTAGGAAGcatgatattttcaaaagttgGTAGTTAAAACAGGaaaatttggatattttagcTAAACTATGCCTAGTCGAGAGCTAATGCTCCAATTGGTATAGATAATTAACACTGTATTGTGTAGACTTTGTGAAGATTTGGACAAAGACAGGTCCTGAAGAACCAATATCAGAATCAATATACTTTAGAAATAGCAGCCTTATGCTTTGCAAGAAATTCCCATGGCCCATCTCAAGTTTGAGCAACATGGCAACATCCCCCCTCGCCCTTCTCTCCATGCCCTTTTGATTGGAAGGATTCATCAACTGAcaaaggggaaaagaaaaaagatgagtaTGAGCGTTTGGATGTCTTTTTTTCCCGAGTTGGGAGGCCCTTTTTTCACTCTTCATGAGGATATATAAATCCTAAATAATGTTATACATTACACTCTTATctcactttcatctcatttataagatgtggcacatttatcatGACTGAATGATAAAGAATCATTCAATAAAAGATAAtctgataaatatgtcacatcttatatattagaacgaaaagaaaatgatagtacggtgtataaaatttttcataattaatagatCGCACATGTCACTTCACATGTGGCTTTAAGGTGGGTTTAGTTAGTGATTTGGCCAAAACTTTTGAGGTAAGGTGGTGGGTCATTAATAATTTGGCAAAAATcttgaaagaaaaagtggaaatcTCAATAATATGTCGTACAATTCTACAAATCTTAAAAGGGAAGATTTGTTATGGATGTGGaatttcaagatatatatatctggcatttgcattatatAAAtctattggaaaaaaaataaaaataaaaagaaccaaCGATTTGATGACAAATAATCACCTCACATCACATTGCTGGTGTCAAATTGTCATTATCAAGATTCATGTTGATCAGCCAAAGACATCTGGCCTGATTGGCATAAACTCTCAACTTTCAAAATGAAAGTCTTGGGTTCGAAACTTCCCTCcctaaatgtattaaaaaaaaaaattcatcttgATCAGATTACAGTCCAATATGTAGTGGGATATAAGTAATTTTTCTGTGTTTTATAAATAGGGTATGAATAATTGCTTATATACCTATTTGTTAGATGTTAAGAAAAATTTGTTTCTATTTCTTCACAAAACCAACCATAAACAGACAAAGAAATGGAGGACCTCAAAAAGTTCAATAGCCAGTCAAAAGAACTCCtctaaaaattgatttatagtctcataaataaagaaaaaaattaaaaaaaaatgatgagggtcctataaaaataaataaataaatcgattCCTGGTAAAGGATTAGGCAGGTTCATTGCTCTTGAAAAGCagaagaaaataattgtaaCCTACCTTAAAAAAgcacccaacaaaaaaaaaagttgatcaaAAAACTTGTCATGTTTTACCATGACCCCACCACCTACCCAATTGATGACCTGGAAAATCTTGGTCAAACTAAGCCAGTAGGGAGGACATGATATCAGACCCAGAGCCATTTTTCTGTCACTGTTCACACCCAATTATATCACTTGAGCtgccttttcctttctctcacaCTCTATTCTACTACAGGGTTAGGTGTATGAAGGGCCAGGCACTGCTTTTACGAGTTTCATGTGGGATAGGTGTGGTGGGCATCAATAATATTGCTTGCTTTTCAAACCTTTTCTCCATGTTTTTAacctccctttttttttctcatcagaATAGCCCTATATTATTGGATCTTTATACATCAActtctcaaagaaaaataaataaaagggagGGGGGAGAAAGTTGGAGAAGAAACCCTGTACTTGAAACAAGTGTCATGTATAACAAAATCAAACTTTATTAAGGcgttgtttggttacacagttcagatgagataaaatgttttgttgaaagttgaataaaatattattagaatttaattttttaatattatttttattttaagatttgaaaaagttgaattgtttattatattttatgtgggagtttggtaaaattgtaatgatgagatgagattagataagatgttTTTGTGTATCGACAAATTTACAATTGATAAGCGGCTGAATTCAcaattttctcattctttttgcCGATTAGTGCATGTCTAAAGAATGCACAATTTGCTCATTTGGGTTATGTGATAGGAGCCAAAAGAAAGTACTTCAAATGGCCCTAAATGATTAGTCCCTTGCATCATTCGGTTCAAAACAAAGACCATCACCACTCATAATGGTTCTGGCACCATGCACTCTCCTTTCCAACTCCATGCCAACTTTTCACACCAGATGGAGCTTTTTGATTACTTGAAACACAGATGGTGAGGTTTTTGGTGTTGCTAATATGTAAAGAGTTATGTGATGAGAAGAACCTAATGAATATGTGTAAACTTGAACCTAAAGTTGCATGTTCTTTTGGTCAAGTACTCCATGGCACTGTCATTATCAGTTTGGTGCTTGTAGTACTTGACCTTCTCATGCAACTTTCCAAATAAAGTTGGCCACATATAATATTGGTTTTGAAGAGCTGTAATGCTAAACTCAGGGGAATAatgcattaaacaaaaaaaggagGTTATTGTTCGGGCACTGTTCACACGACTAGTGGTTTTAGATGGATGGAataacaagataaaaaaaagaaacaaagaatatCAGTACCAGCTTGAAAGAATGAGCTAAGATACGTGTGAGTAATGACCTAATCTTAGTATCTCATCAACCGCTGAGAGAATTTCCTGGATATTGCAAGCTGGGGGACAAAAACAAAACGaggaaaagaaacagaaaaacaacTCTGCTCACTTGGTTCTCAGACTAGTTAGGTCATGTTCTTGTGTGCCATCCCTTTGTTATCAAGAACTCGAGATGATCAAAAGGAATTTAGTTGTATGcatcccacaaaaaaaaaaaaaaaacaaggaagttgcatttcaaaaagaagaaaaatgatgattAATCAACACACAAGTTACAAATGTAGGTAAGTAGGATTAGGGTGGCCATGATGGCCATCACACCACTGAAAACCAATCAACAATTGCTTCTACAAAAGGACAGGGGCCAGGagggggagaagaagaagaaaaggtttCAAATGCCAATCACTTGACACGCTTACATATGTAAACTTAATTTGTAAAAACCTTTTAAAAAAGCAGGAAGGGAATCTActtgtaacatcccgtatttttagtgtatttttttttaatgaaggaattattatttttattgattcaaaatttattctcttgttttaaaaaaaaaagaattatttttgaagtgctttctttaaattaattattattatgtgtttaaatttcttctcgaattaaattaacttgttgttgggtttaattatttattttttattttaatcactgcgtttgaattattttatttcacttgctgttttaaaatcgtttccattggaccatttttgtgacccaagatgtggagattggatctcatttctttccctacatttttctctttcctctttttttttttttttttttttttttttttttttttttttttttttttcttcttctcctggctggttcccgcgcgccgcaaaccccctccctctctccgtctgATTCTTCCTTCgcccctagcgccgccgtgcgccggcagtGGTCGTCACCGCccggcttcccagcacccccacccaccggcgacctccccctccgatttccagccccagccgcgccactgttagcctccacgcaccacacgaagccgcggcattccttgcgccgctgcgccgccgtcgcgccacctccggccaccatcttctcaccacatcatcctcgacctcctagcaacccaatggacccaaccccacctccgatctgtcaccggtgaagccccaccatcaacatttccgttttgggtgtttttgcacttcaaccgcctttttcgccgccacccacggccaaccaccaccaccactagcctcACCGCCAttcctaagccctaccctatcaatctcgggtcttcgtttacacccgttcaaaagtgagtttttgagacccacggccacagtgcatttggcactgttttgttgctgcgttgccgcttctagcacctccgtgatctttcaaaaattatattatagcattgtaagttttttttttctctaaagaacttttgagatttaaatgtatttctgcgctaattcatatttactgtaaagttgttggttgtgccggactgagtccgaggagtaagggagGTCGATTGGATTGATGGTTGAGAGAATATTTAGAGGggaattaaattttctttgttgagtgcagtttaattttttggaggtattagtttatattttctgttatggagttgtgaatgagaagaagtgtgctttgtttagtgttggttaaattgttagtaattgtttgggactgcgaactgttggaataagtgtgagttattgaaatttgaattggcattggtcttgatgcttgtattggacaatactgagattggtatagaatattttgggtcgaagtgagggctgtccggattgttatttggctgttggagtttgattaaacttgctgaattatgatctagagtttgggtcttgagttatctaagatcaattttgtgttgttggactttaatatttagtttatattatttttatgaataggtaaCGAGATGGATAGAgactgtattcaagtcatagataatgcactgcaggagtcaggtaagcggggttcctatgctgggttttatacaagctaataagactgaggttgattttatgaaaacttgcataatttgtgttgtgttgggaacttatgaaaataaagatcaacctcggtcacttatctgcattattcatgaaatctgtgtgaaaaaagaaaaattatattctgacatgcattgtgtagacatgagctaaattctgtcatgtggtttctgaaatctgaaatagagcgatattgagaatatgaaaagttatgcatttatttgttctggcttttgtgttcagcgtgtgtaaactgttctgattctgttttggtactctgtaattttttgatataatatctgaaaaacctttggcatggtgtactggttttcgtatctgactctgtctctgctgctctgctctgctctgctctgtttgggttggtaccaacttctctgtctctgagtgcacccactttggaaacaaagtggttttattgtggtctttcctgtgtgcacactcggggctccgagaagaataaaggaaagatttcacctctgtctctgcctggtttggccaccggggttagcacaaccctaccacgggggtgaaacatggtctctgctctgtttgatgctctgttttgatctgatgatgatactcagtttatgttatgccaaagcactaagggttttacttgtcttaaaatcatcgctctgttacttttgaaaataggttctgttctgcatgttaactctggaaaatattttg from Juglans regia cultivar Chandler chromosome 4, Walnut 2.0, whole genome shotgun sequence encodes:
- the LOC109017085 gene encoding selenoprotein K, whose amino-acid sequence is MAFVERGVVKSKRSIWRLKTITDFFWAIVNFTGVFFATMFSMEKSDAYRKGSGASKKWDGGGPGGPGGPYGGGPRGPPRGLDNVRGLDSVRGADHSSLPACGSCCG